The following coding sequences lie in one Anomaloglossus baeobatrachus isolate aAnoBae1 chromosome 7, aAnoBae1.hap1, whole genome shotgun sequence genomic window:
- the LOC142246533 gene encoding sulfotransferase 1C2-like, whose protein sequence is MDPELIKKLAEEINNMTIKMEEIQGVPLPKSTCDIWDQIYNFQAREDDILIATFPKAGTTWMQEIVDLIMLNGDVERSMRAPCFVKVPFIDLHAKPMPSGVDSANALPSPRLLKTHLPIQLMPPSFWEKNVKVVYVARNAKDCMVSYFHFQRLNKTLPDPGTWNEYFSTFSSGNVPWGSWFDHVIGWWKVKDQHQILYVFYEDIIEDPKREITKIAKFLGKELSAEVLETVLHHTSFQAMKENPMTNFSVLPSFVFDQSISPFMRKGKVGDWKNHFSVSQNIVFDEEYKKQMEGSGLSFRTEL, encoded by the exons ATGGATCCGGAATTAATAAAGAAGTTAGCGGAGGAGATCAACAACATGACCATAAAAATGGAGGAGATCCAAGGCGTCCCGCTCCCCAAAAGCACCTGTGATATCTGGGACCAAATCTATAACTTTCAGGCCCGAGAGGACGATATCCTGATCGCAACGTTCCCTAAAGCAG GGACTACATGGATGCAGGAGATTGTGGACCTGATCATGCTGAATGGGGATGTGGAGAGGAGCATGCGGGCCCCGTGCTTCGTCAAGGTGCCGTTCATTGATCTACATGCAAAGCCCATGCCATCAG GTGTGGACTCCGCCAATGCCTTGCCGTCACCGCGCCTCCTGAAAACTCACTTACCGATACAGCTCATGCCACCATCTTTCTGGGAGAAGAACGTCAAG GTAGTTTACGTCGCTCGGAACGCCAAAGATTGCATGGTCTCCTACTTTCATTTCCAAAGGTTAAATAAAACTTTACCAGATCCGGGGACCTGGAACGAATACTTCTCAACGTTCTCATCTGGAAACG TCCCTTGGGGCAGCTGGTTTGACCACGTCATCGGATGGTGGAAGGTAAAAGACCAGCACCAGATTCTCTACGTCTTCTACGAGGACATCATTGAG GACCCAAAACGAGAAATAACAAAAATTGCCAAATTTCTGGGCAAAGAGCTGAGTGCGGAGGTGCTGGAGACCGTTCTGCACCACACGTCCTTCCAAGCCATGAAGGAAAACCCAATGACCAACTTCAGTGTCCTGCCGTCCTTTGTATTTGACCAGTCCATCTCGCCCTTCATGAGGAAAG GTAAAGTCGGGGACTGGAAGAATCATTTCTCGGTGTCCCAAAATATTGTATTCGATGAGGAATACAAGAAGCAGATGGAGGGGAGCGGGCTGAGCTTCCGCACCGAGCTGTGA